A window of the Pseudomonas furukawaii genome harbors these coding sequences:
- a CDS encoding type II toxin-antitoxin system MqsR family toxin yields MEKRTPHCKLSVVKALVEAGKVRSTLSALAGAASLGFDFEGMVGIVMALVPADFYKSMTTHADHRVWQDVYRTHTEAGEVYLKLTIIDDVLILSFKEL; encoded by the coding sequence ATGGAAAAAAGGACTCCACATTGCAAGCTTTCCGTCGTGAAAGCCTTGGTCGAGGCAGGGAAAGTACGCTCAACCCTGTCTGCGCTGGCTGGCGCGGCATCGCTGGGCTTCGACTTTGAAGGGATGGTCGGGATTGTCATGGCGCTGGTCCCGGCAGACTTCTACAAGAGCATGACCACGCATGCCGATCACAGGGTTTGGCAAGACGTGTACAGGACTCATACGGAAGCTGGGGAGGTCTACCTGAAACTCACGATCATCGATGACGTGCTCATCCTGTCCTTCAAGGAGCTATGA
- a CDS encoding SDR family oxidoreductase translates to MPICQDRSVIITGAGGGLGRAYALAFAAEGARVLVNDINLPAAEAVVAEIRAAGGQALASNGDITDYAAAGEIVRAALEAFGDLHVLVNNAGICRDRMFASLTEADWDAVMAVHLKGHFCLASHAVKYWREQAKGGVAVNARIINTSSGAGLQGSIGQSNYAAAKGGIASLTLVQAAELARYGITANALAPAARTGMTEAVFAEVMKKPEDGFDHFAPENVAPLVVWLGSEASRGVTGRMFEVEGGKLSLADGWRKGPEFDKGGRYQPEEVGEVIDRLLAEAVPAQKVYGS, encoded by the coding sequence ATGCCAATCTGCCAAGACCGTTCCGTCATCATCACCGGCGCCGGTGGCGGGCTGGGACGTGCCTACGCCCTGGCCTTCGCCGCCGAAGGCGCCAGGGTGCTGGTCAACGACATCAACCTGCCCGCCGCCGAGGCGGTGGTGGCCGAGATCCGCGCCGCCGGTGGCCAGGCCCTCGCCAGCAACGGCGACATCACCGACTACGCCGCCGCCGGCGAGATCGTCCGCGCCGCCCTGGAGGCCTTCGGCGACCTCCACGTGCTGGTGAACAACGCCGGCATCTGCCGCGACCGCATGTTCGCCAGCCTCACCGAAGCCGACTGGGACGCGGTGATGGCCGTGCACCTGAAAGGCCACTTCTGCCTCGCCAGCCATGCGGTGAAGTACTGGCGCGAACAGGCCAAGGGCGGCGTCGCGGTCAATGCGCGCATCATCAACACCAGCTCCGGCGCCGGCCTGCAGGGCTCCATCGGCCAGTCCAACTACGCCGCCGCCAAGGGCGGCATCGCCTCCCTCACGCTGGTGCAGGCGGCCGAACTGGCGCGCTACGGCATCACCGCCAACGCCCTGGCCCCCGCCGCCCGCACCGGCATGACCGAAGCGGTGTTCGCCGAGGTGATGAAGAAGCCCGAGGACGGCTTCGACCACTTCGCCCCCGAGAACGTCGCGCCGCTGGTGGTCTGGCTGGGCTCGGAGGCCTCCCGGGGCGTCACCGGGCGCATGTTCGAGGTGGAGGGCGGCAAGCTCTCCCTTGCCGATGGCTGGCGCAAGGGCCCGGAATTCGACAAGGGCGGCCGCTACCAGCCGGAGGAAGTGGGCGAGGTGATCGACCGCCTGCTGGCCGAAGCGGTGCCGGCGCAGAAGGTCTATGGCAGCTGA
- a CDS encoding type II toxin-antitoxin system MqsA family antitoxin, with protein sequence MKCPFCAAAELVHDTRDMPHTYKGESTTIPAVTGDFCPACGETVLDAGESTRVSAAMLAFNKQVNASIVDPSFVARVRKKLALDQREAAEIFGGGVNAFSRYENGKTKPPLALVKLLKLLDRHPELLDEVRMT encoded by the coding sequence ATGAAATGTCCATTCTGTGCGGCGGCGGAACTGGTGCATGACACACGCGATATGCCGCACACCTACAAGGGCGAGTCGACCACCATTCCGGCCGTCACCGGTGACTTCTGCCCGGCCTGTGGCGAGACGGTTCTCGATGCGGGCGAGTCGACCCGAGTCAGTGCGGCGATGCTGGCGTTCAACAAGCAGGTGAACGCATCGATCGTCGATCCGAGCTTTGTCGCCCGTGTTCGCAAGAAGCTTGCGCTCGACCAGCGTGAAGCTGCAGAGATTTTCGGTGGTGGTGTCAACGCATTCTCCCGCTACGAGAACGGCAAGACCAAACCGCCGTTGGCTCTGGTAAAGCTGCTCAAGCTGCTTGATCGTCACCCCGAGCTTTTGGACGAAGTCAGGATGACCTAG
- a CDS encoding bacteriocin immunity protein yields MDFQDKTNLSEYTEAEFLSFLREFFEDTKNLRGAELERYISKLADHFVKVTEHPRGSDLIFYPAPGVDDGPEGLLEEVKKWRAANGLPGFKSS; encoded by the coding sequence ATGGACTTTCAGGACAAGACAAATCTTTCTGAATACACGGAAGCTGAATTCCTCTCCTTTCTTCGAGAGTTCTTCGAAGACACCAAGAACTTGAGAGGAGCGGAGCTTGAGCGCTATATCAGCAAACTTGCCGATCATTTCGTAAAAGTCACAGAACACCCCAGAGGCTCGGATTTGATCTTCTACCCCGCTCCTGGAGTAGATGACGGCCCCGAGGGTTTGTTAGAAGAGGTGAAGAAGTGGCGTGCGGCCAACGGACTTCCTGGCTTCAAGTCCAGCTGA
- a CDS encoding BRO-N domain-containing protein codes for MHDAYTPLVFLRDTHRLRALMVDNQPWFVARDFARLIGQRDARPLLQALAPYEQRRLRLDYGHDGHEEVAAISDGGAYKALFRFGGPEHDGIGRWLGEVLVPTLHDYHRVPDAAPRRDLLTCDGRQIAVVRWQGDVWVAWRDLPALMTSGWGAPV; via the coding sequence ATGCACGACGCATACACCCCCCTCGTATTCCTCCGCGACACCCATCGCCTGCGCGCCCTGATGGTCGACAACCAGCCCTGGTTCGTCGCCCGGGACTTCGCCCGGCTGATCGGCCAACGGGATGCCCGCCCCCTGCTCCAGGCCCTTGCGCCCTACGAGCAACGCCGGCTGCGTCTCGACTACGGCCATGACGGTCACGAGGAGGTGGCGGCCATCAGCGATGGCGGTGCCTACAAGGCGCTGTTCCGGTTCGGCGGGCCGGAGCATGACGGAATAGGCCGCTGGCTCGGCGAGGTGCTGGTGCCGACGCTGCATGACTATCACCGGGTGCCGGATGCGGCGCCGCGCCGGGACCTCCTGACCTGTGACGGCCGACAGATTGCGGTGGTGCGCTGGCAAGGCGACGTCTGGGTGGCCTGGCGGGACCTGCCGGCGTTGATGACCTCGGGCTGGGGGGCGCCGGTGTGA
- a CDS encoding bacteriocin immunity protein, producing MKDRFSDYTEAEFVQLLRELYKEDAADTDERADVLLLHFEKVSEHPDGSDLIYYPEPGADSSPEGVTRTVKEWRAANGLPGFKSN from the coding sequence ATGAAAGACAGATTCTCCGATTACACGGAAGCCGAGTTTGTCCAACTGCTGAGGGAGCTGTACAAGGAGGATGCTGCGGATACAGACGAGCGTGCTGATGTTCTGCTTCTTCACTTTGAAAAGGTGAGCGAACATCCCGACGGATCAGACCTCATCTACTACCCTGAACCGGGTGCGGACAGTTCCCCCGAGGGTGTAACGCGCACAGTGAAAGAGTGGCGTGCAGCCAACGGACTTCCTGGTTTCAAATCCAACTGA
- a CDS encoding acetyl-CoA C-acetyltransferase — protein sequence MPEAYIVDALRTPTGRRKGGLSHIHAADLGAHVLRELVARNGIPDEDYDDVIFGCVDTIGPLAGDIARTAWLAAGLSQAVPGTTIDRQCGSSQQAVHFAAQAVMSGTQDVVIAGGVQTMTQIPISSAMTAAEPLGFSDPFSGSEGWVKRYGPQPPTQFRSAQRIAERWGLSREALEAYALESHRRALRAIEEGRFAREILPLAGVEHDETPRQTSLDKMAELEPLFGCDRVTAAVSSQTCDGASALLVVSEAALKRYGLTPRARIHHLSVRAEDPIWMLTAPIPATEYALKRAGMTLDDIDRVEINEAFASVAMAWLKETGYPSDRTNVNGGAIALGHPLGATGTRLMCTLLHELERSGGRYGLQTMCEGGGQANVTIIERL from the coding sequence ATGCCCGAAGCCTACATAGTCGACGCCCTGCGCACGCCCACCGGCCGCCGCAAGGGAGGCCTGAGCCATATCCACGCCGCCGACCTGGGCGCCCACGTGCTGCGCGAACTGGTGGCGCGCAACGGCATCCCCGATGAGGACTACGACGACGTGATCTTCGGTTGCGTCGACACCATCGGGCCCCTGGCCGGCGACATCGCCCGCACGGCCTGGCTGGCCGCCGGCCTGTCCCAGGCCGTGCCCGGCACCACCATCGACCGCCAGTGCGGCTCGTCCCAGCAGGCCGTGCACTTCGCCGCCCAGGCGGTGATGAGCGGCACCCAGGACGTGGTCATCGCCGGCGGCGTGCAGACCATGACCCAGATCCCCATCTCCTCGGCCATGACCGCCGCCGAACCGCTGGGCTTCAGCGACCCCTTCTCCGGTTCCGAAGGCTGGGTGAAGCGCTACGGCCCGCAGCCGCCCACCCAGTTCCGTTCCGCGCAGAGGATCGCCGAGCGCTGGGGCCTGTCCCGCGAGGCCCTGGAGGCCTACGCCCTGGAATCCCATCGGCGTGCCCTGCGGGCCATCGAAGAGGGGCGCTTCGCCCGCGAGATCCTGCCCCTGGCCGGCGTCGAGCATGACGAGACGCCGCGCCAGACCAGCCTGGACAAGATGGCCGAGCTGGAGCCCCTGTTCGGTTGCGACCGCGTCACCGCCGCCGTCTCCAGCCAGACCTGCGACGGCGCCAGCGCGCTGCTGGTGGTCTCCGAGGCGGCCCTCAAGCGCTACGGGCTGACGCCCCGCGCCCGCATCCACCACCTCAGCGTGCGCGCCGAGGACCCCATCTGGATGCTCACCGCCCCCATCCCGGCCACCGAGTACGCCTTGAAGCGTGCCGGCATGACGCTGGACGACATCGACCGGGTGGAGATCAACGAAGCCTTCGCCTCGGTGGCCATGGCCTGGCTCAAGGAAACCGGCTACCCCTCCGACCGCACCAACGTCAACGGCGGCGCCATCGCCCTCGGCCACCCCCTGGGCGCCACCGGCACCCGGCTGATGTGCACGCTGCTGCATGAACTGGAGCGCAGCGGCGGGCGCTACGGCCTGCAGACCATGTGCGAAGGCGGTGGCCAGGCCAACGTGACGATCATCGAGCGGCTCTAG
- a CDS encoding S-type pyocin domain-containing protein gives MAVGYFIRKGDRTTCGGVVLDGHPSFRMHGIPVAREGDPVTCGKDGQRYVIAGGIQHFMAKGRVAGTLDSFSTCPCNARLIHSLPSATYKSAPSPGAASTPFPAVPAGHARQSLSRPPERASLAENVSAGNPAGVLSPKGCVFAKCVKLPNSVIDYNTTSGSFPVDDVSDYGNLVLLGGRELDDSGNVRLQKISGNPPAGFGSLAVRGLAPSGAVESCGGLCDAASAGGAVAGGGRVVVGAGGRAVGSGILTGGVVGGALLGVVAMLWPSGLGDSALYTEEQLRAMKQGRTRVRIRVEQQSDGSLKGYGYNTQLRSDWEMIPVVQFTPIGSQMVADFGGGVELIWTPAATPSDTLGIPALDAAPQAPQITIYPPAEQSDRLIVNPIYPPEYRDFILVFPAGSGIAPLYIVMNARHDPGVVTGTGEDVFGIWLAGASEGLGAPIPKNVANELRGRSFNSFDAFRRAFWKAVSNDPVLTAQFIPQNTTRMTVGKAPRVRRKDSVGGRRSFELHHLDNVSKGGGVYDVDNLRINTPRNHIDLHRGGK, from the coding sequence ATGGCCGTTGGATATTTCATTCGAAAGGGCGATAGAACAACCTGTGGAGGGGTGGTCCTGGATGGCCACCCGAGCTTTCGCATGCACGGTATTCCCGTGGCGCGAGAGGGGGATCCCGTCACCTGCGGCAAGGATGGTCAGCGCTATGTGATTGCTGGAGGTATTCAGCATTTCATGGCGAAAGGGCGTGTGGCTGGCACGCTGGATAGCTTTAGCACCTGTCCTTGTAACGCTCGCTTGATCCACTCTTTGCCAAGTGCGACCTATAAGTCGGCTCCTTCTCCCGGGGCAGCCTCCACCCCCTTTCCAGCAGTACCTGCGGGGCATGCCCGGCAGTCCCTATCCAGGCCGCCGGAGCGCGCATCTCTGGCCGAAAATGTGTCTGCCGGAAATCCGGCTGGTGTGCTCTCGCCAAAGGGCTGCGTCTTCGCCAAGTGTGTGAAGCTGCCCAACTCGGTAATCGACTACAACACGACTTCAGGTTCCTTCCCGGTCGATGACGTGAGTGATTACGGCAACCTCGTGCTGTTGGGGGGGCGTGAGCTGGATGACAGTGGCAACGTGCGGCTCCAGAAGATCAGCGGAAATCCTCCCGCTGGTTTTGGCTCCTTGGCAGTGCGTGGACTTGCGCCTTCGGGGGCTGTGGAGTCCTGTGGCGGACTCTGTGATGCGGCTTCCGCAGGCGGAGCGGTGGCTGGTGGTGGGCGTGTCGTCGTTGGCGCTGGCGGTCGCGCGGTCGGTAGCGGCATCCTCACGGGCGGGGTCGTCGGCGGTGCGCTGCTGGGTGTCGTAGCGATGCTCTGGCCGTCCGGCTTGGGGGATAGCGCGCTCTACACGGAAGAGCAGCTTCGCGCGATGAAGCAGGGGCGAACCCGGGTTCGGATTCGGGTTGAACAGCAGTCCGACGGCAGCCTGAAAGGCTACGGCTACAACACGCAGCTGCGCAGCGATTGGGAAATGATCCCGGTTGTTCAGTTCACCCCAATCGGTAGCCAGATGGTCGCCGACTTCGGCGGCGGTGTTGAGCTGATCTGGACGCCTGCCGCCACTCCTTCTGACACGCTGGGCATCCCCGCCCTGGACGCGGCTCCCCAGGCACCGCAGATCACTATCTACCCACCTGCAGAGCAGTCCGACAGGCTCATCGTCAATCCAATCTACCCGCCGGAGTATCGGGATTTCATCCTGGTGTTTCCGGCGGGATCCGGAATTGCGCCGCTCTACATCGTGATGAATGCCCGGCATGACCCGGGAGTTGTCACTGGGACTGGCGAGGATGTGTTCGGGATCTGGTTGGCAGGTGCCAGCGAAGGGCTTGGGGCGCCGATTCCGAAAAATGTTGCGAATGAACTGCGAGGCAGGAGCTTTAATAGCTTCGATGCCTTTAGGAGGGCTTTCTGGAAGGCTGTGTCTAACGATCCTGTACTAACGGCGCAATTCATTCCGCAGAACACTACGCGTATGACGGTTGGCAAGGCTCCTCGTGTCCGTAGGAAGGACAGTGTTGGAGGTAGACGCTCATTTGAGTTGCATCACTTGGACAACGTGTCCAAAGGTGGCGGTGTCTATGATGTCGACAACCTCCGGATCAACACTCCCAGAAACCATATTGACCTGCATCGAGGTGGTAAATAG
- a CDS encoding acyl-CoA dehydrogenase family protein: MDFTFSDDQLLFEENVRAFLTNEVTPERIRELWQTESGRCDRLWGQLTELGLTAVTVPDGFGGLDMNELDFILLAQECGYAGLPEPLVDTMLLGVPMLVDLPGQLDLKGEWLTRIAEGKARLAIGQPGNPLVADAHVADLLLLPCGDEVHALSPEQVRLTRNASVDPSRQLFRVDWTPGDATRVADAEQGRRLWADTFNRGALGTAAQMLGLARRMVDLAVDYSFERKQFGKPVGSFQAVKHLMANVAVQIEFAKGPLYRAAHAVAQGLPEQDVQVSHARLACAEAALLGAKNAIQTHGAMGYTWEVDLQLFMKRAWALDKVWGDRGWHKARIRQALFSGAVVPGAGNTF; encoded by the coding sequence ATGGACTTCACCTTCAGCGACGACCAACTGCTGTTCGAAGAGAACGTGCGCGCCTTCCTCACCAACGAGGTGACCCCTGAGCGCATCCGCGAGCTGTGGCAGACCGAGAGTGGTCGTTGCGACCGGCTCTGGGGCCAGCTCACCGAGCTGGGCCTGACCGCCGTCACCGTGCCCGATGGTTTCGGCGGCCTGGACATGAACGAACTGGATTTCATCCTGCTCGCCCAGGAATGCGGCTACGCCGGTCTTCCCGAGCCCCTGGTGGACACCATGCTGCTGGGGGTGCCCATGCTCGTCGACCTGCCCGGCCAGCTCGACCTGAAGGGCGAATGGCTGACTCGCATCGCCGAAGGCAAGGCGCGTCTGGCCATCGGGCAGCCGGGCAATCCGCTGGTGGCCGACGCGCATGTGGCGGACTTGCTGCTCCTGCCCTGCGGCGATGAAGTGCATGCCCTGTCGCCCGAGCAGGTACGCCTGACCCGCAATGCATCGGTGGACCCGAGCCGCCAGCTGTTCCGCGTCGACTGGACGCCGGGCGACGCCACCCGCGTGGCCGATGCCGAACAGGGCCGCCGGCTCTGGGCCGACACCTTCAACCGGGGCGCCCTGGGTACCGCCGCACAGATGCTGGGCCTGGCCAGGCGCATGGTGGACCTGGCGGTGGACTACAGCTTCGAGCGCAAGCAGTTCGGCAAGCCGGTGGGCTCCTTCCAGGCCGTGAAGCACCTGATGGCCAACGTCGCGGTGCAGATCGAGTTCGCCAAGGGGCCGCTCTACCGCGCCGCCCATGCCGTCGCCCAGGGCCTGCCGGAGCAGGACGTGCAGGTTTCCCATGCCCGTCTCGCCTGCGCCGAAGCGGCGCTGCTGGGGGCGAAGAACGCCATCCAGACCCACGGCGCCATGGGGTACACCTGGGAGGTGGACCTGCAACTGTTCATGAAGCGCGCCTGGGCCCTGGACAAGGTCTGGGGCGACCGTGGCTGGCACAAGGCACGTATCCGCCAGGCGCTGTTCTCCGGTGCGGTCGTGCCGGGCGCCGGCAATACCTTCTGA
- a CDS encoding acyl-CoA dehydrogenase family protein, which translates to MEFAFSDEQEMIRESAESFLADVSDSAAVRAAMASERGYDPELWQRLCREMVWPAIHIPEAHGGLGLGFVELAILLEQMGRRLFCSPFFATACLATPALLLAGNEAPKARWLPQLADGSLTATLAYASNSANGLEAVHASVRAEGKGYVIEGRLRQVVDGHSAGLLIVAARGASGIALFAVPADTPGVRRRLLPTLDQTRKLAEVELAHVYLGPEARLDEDGQGAALLEKVLQLACVAQAAEQVGGAQQALDLTLAYVSERQQFGRSIASFQAIKHRMADMMLQLECARSAALYAACVAEEALVAGGDAQVAAELPLASALAKARCSEAFFHCAAESIQLHGGVGFTWEYDPHLYFKRARASEAFLGAPSWHRERIATALLGEPA; encoded by the coding sequence ATGGAATTCGCGTTCAGCGATGAGCAGGAGATGATCCGCGAGTCCGCCGAGAGCTTTCTCGCGGATGTATCCGACTCCGCCGCCGTGCGTGCGGCGATGGCCTCCGAGCGGGGCTACGACCCGGAACTCTGGCAGCGTCTGTGCCGCGAGATGGTCTGGCCGGCGATCCACATTCCCGAGGCCCATGGCGGGCTGGGGCTGGGGTTCGTCGAGTTGGCGATCCTGCTGGAGCAGATGGGGCGCCGGCTGTTCTGTTCCCCCTTCTTCGCCACGGCCTGCCTGGCCACGCCGGCCCTGCTGCTGGCCGGCAACGAGGCGCCGAAGGCGCGCTGGTTGCCGCAACTGGCCGACGGCAGCCTGACCGCGACCCTGGCCTATGCCAGCAACAGCGCCAATGGCCTGGAGGCGGTGCATGCGAGCGTTCGCGCCGAGGGCAAGGGCTACGTCATCGAAGGCCGGCTGCGGCAGGTGGTGGATGGCCATAGCGCCGGCCTGCTGATCGTCGCAGCGCGCGGGGCATCGGGCATCGCGCTGTTTGCGGTGCCGGCCGATACCCCCGGCGTGCGCCGGCGCCTGCTGCCGACCCTGGACCAGACCCGCAAGCTCGCCGAGGTGGAGCTGGCGCATGTCTACCTGGGGCCGGAGGCACGGCTGGATGAGGACGGGCAGGGCGCCGCGCTGCTGGAGAAGGTCCTGCAACTGGCCTGCGTGGCCCAGGCCGCCGAGCAGGTGGGCGGCGCCCAGCAGGCTCTGGACCTGACCCTGGCCTATGTGTCCGAGCGCCAGCAGTTCGGCCGCAGCATCGCCAGCTTCCAGGCCATCAAGCACCGCATGGCGGACATGATGCTGCAGCTGGAGTGCGCCCGTTCCGCCGCGCTCTATGCCGCCTGCGTCGCCGAGGAGGCGCTGGTCGCCGGCGGTGATGCGCAGGTGGCCGCCGAGTTGCCGCTGGCCTCGGCGCTGGCCAAGGCGCGCTGCTCGGAGGCCTTCTTCCACTGCGCCGCCGAGTCGATCCAGCTGCATGGCGGCGTCGGCTTCACCTGGGAATACGACCCGCACCTCTACTTCAAGCGCGCCCGCGCCAGCGAGGCCTTCCTCGGCGCGCCGTCCTGGCACCGGGAGCGCATCGCCACCGCGCTATTGGGAGAACCGGCATGA